A window of the Lactuca sativa cultivar Salinas chromosome 5, Lsat_Salinas_v11, whole genome shotgun sequence genome harbors these coding sequences:
- the LOC111892894 gene encoding polyadenylate-binding protein 2, translated as MSTLLKALVLTLLVMLMTTAREMEVLNFTPLNGKAIRIMYSHRDPSVRKSGSGNIFIKPSLPTDLYEQSKQKQILDKAIDQKALHGTFSTFGNILSCRIAIDSSGQSKGYGFVQYDSEESTQKAIEKLKDMLLNDKQVYMGPFLRKQERELVVDKTKFTNVYVKNLSESTTYDDLNKTFSEFGTVTSAVVMRDAEGNSKCFGFVNFENAEDAGKAVEGLNGQKFDNKEWYVGKAQKKYEREQELKQRFEQSMKEAVDKSQSIQL; from the exons ATGTCAACACTGTTGAAAGCATTAGTTCTTACTCTTCTTGTTATGTTGATGACAACTGCAAGGGAAATGGAGGTACTGAACTTCACACCTTTGAATGGGAAGGCGATCAGAATAATGTATTCTCATCGAGACCCAAGCGTACGCAAAAGTGGCTCTGGAAACATATTTATCAAG CCTTCTTTACCTACTGACTTGTATGAACAATCTAAACAAAAACAGATTCTTGATAAGGCAATCGACCAAAAGGCCTTACACGGCACATTCTCTACATTTGGCAATATTCTCTCCTGTAGGATTGCGATAGATTCAAGTGGCCAATCAAAGGGGTATGGTTTTGTTCAATACGACTCTGAAGAATCTACACAAAAAGCCATTGAAAAACTGAAGGACATGCTTTTAAATGACAAACAAGTATACATGGGACCCTTTTTGCGCAAACAAGAAAGAGAACTAGTTGTCGACAAGACAAAGTTTACTAATGTCTATGTCAAAAACCTGTCCGAATCAACAACATATGATGATCTAAACAAGACATTTAGTGAATTTGGAACTGTGACAAGTGCTGTTGTGATGAGGGATGCTGAAGGGAACTCCAAATGCTTTGGATTTGTTAATTTTGAGAATGCTGAGGATGCTGGTAAAGCAGTGGAAGGGCTTAATGGTCAGAAATTTGATAACAAAGAATGGTATGTTGGAAAAGCACAAAAGAAATACGAAAGGGAACAGGAATTGAAGCAAAGATTTGAACAGAGTATGAAGGAGGCAGTTGATAAATCACAATCCATACAACTTTAG